One Pochonia chlamydosporia 170 chromosome 5, whole genome shotgun sequence DNA segment encodes these proteins:
- a CDS encoding C6 transcription factor (Ctf1B) (similar to Neosartorya fischeri NRRL 181 XP_001261959.1) yields the protein MAPESLREASPASSHSDSGEKSNGKKRSSTDDTNGPQKVTKRRAARACVSCRARKVRCDVVEGAPCGNCRWDNVECIVQESRRRKKNLVTPSAVGQPNGSAEAQLRAKATNMNAAAPTAASTSNTSNNVNVNVNLATPPLSITNPDIARRTSSVSAFSSNSPDGAAPLLPKNSLDNHVPHMLYQRSGYRSDSIALSQSSYGNGRTAQFLNSLELPDAGSQLPAFVRPLPSKIAPDDVQYLALKGALTLPNITLQNALLQCYIEYVYPYMPLIDLHNFLSIVDRRDGVNGQTSLLLYQSIMFSATAFVDMKHLREAGFQSRKAARKAFFQKTRLLYDFDYEQDRLILVQALMQMTYWYETPDDQKDTWHWMGVAISLAHTIGLHRNPGSTSMSTSKQRLWKRIWWSCFMRDRLIALGMRRPTRIKDEDFDVPMLVESDFEIQPLSENISVVPPECTLLRDVNMQHELAVMCIAKAKLCLCISHMLKTQYSVLIRDKMKPENTTNSTMMLFPNKHMDNVDSVNAVDLELSAWAASLPDVCQYRPLNPLDVKDGKSTIAVQRTLLHMVYHTTISALHRPQFLPSSPTQAPTTSRQVQDMSRLRVRDAASQITRMATELHHLRLEKYLPTTGVTVILPAMIIHLLEMKSPSSQARDRATRGFRQCMRVMEKLREIYAAADYATGFLDAALRKAAIDINSNNVGAQTLSAMKMDLPAEFGAQTPPPENLPYMTASESLFQEKPKTIKMPMLPPNTVNAAALELSTNSPPQTDFDSADLTPSASGQSEAQLVDLDTLDLDFMQGHDEFDWNAVAGTEFDVDQWLQFPDASGNGNMNTGAGGVAGGDDLQGVFADVNASAAARLMEETLDLAALDGDGDTSMGGEAAAQLEISV from the exons ATGGCACCCGAATCATTAAGAGAAGCTTCACCAGCTTCATCACATTCAGACTCTGGCGAGAAATCGAAcgggaagaagagaagcagCACCGACGACACCAATGGCCCCCAGAAAGTTACGAAGCGAAGAGCAGCGCGGGCGTGTGTCTCATGTCGGGCGCGAAAAGTGCGTTGCGATGTGGTTGAGGGAGCGCCGTGTGGCAACTGCCGTTGGGATAATGTTGAG TGTATTGTCCAGGAGAGCCGTCGGCGAAA AAAGAATCTCGTCACGCCCAGCGCCGTGGGGCAACCCAACGGTTCAGCCGAGGCACAACTGCgcgccaaagccaccaacatgaaTGCTGCTGCACCCACAGCTGCATCGACGTCgaacaccagcaacaatgtcaacgtcaacgtcaacttgGCCACGCCGCCGTTGTCCATCACAAACCCTGACATTGCCCGCAGGACAAGCAGCGTATCTGCTTTCTCATCAAACAGTCCCGATGGAGCCGCGCCGTTGTTGCCCAAGAACAGCCTGGACAACCATGTGCCGCACATGCTTT ATCAACGATCCGGTTATCGCAGTGACAGCATCGCCCTCAGCCAG TCGTCTTATGGAAACGGTCGTACTGCCCAGTTCCTAAACTCTCTCGAACTCCCCGATGCCGGATCTCAGCTCCCTGCCTTTGTGAGGCCGCTGCCCTCCAAGATTGCCCCCGACGATGTGCAGTATCTCGCTCTCAAGGGCGCCTTGACGCTACCCAATATCACGCTCCAGAATGCCCTGCTGCAATGCTACATTGAGTATGTGTATCCATACATGCCGCTGATTGACTTGCACAACTTTTTGAGCATCGTCGATCGGAGGGATGGCGTCAATGGACAgacgagcttgttgctgTATCAGAGCATCATGTTTTCTGCGACGGCGTTTGTGGACATGAAGCATTTGAGGGAGGCGGGCTTTCAATCGAGAAAGGCTGCTAGGAAGGCATTCTTCCAGAAGACGAGG CTGCTCTACGACTTCGACTACGAACAAGACcgtctcatcctcgtccaggCCCTCATGCAAATGACATACTGGTACGAAACCCCCGACGACCAAAAAGACACCTGGCACTGGATGGGCGTGGCCATCTCCCTCGCCCACACCATCGGACTGCATCGCAACCCCGGGTCaacgtccatgtccacgtcgAAGCAGCGGCTCTGGAAACGGATATGGTGGTCCTGCTTCATGCGAGACCGCCTCATCGCCCTGGGCATGCGTCGTCCAACCCGCATCAAGGACGAGGACTTTGACGTCCCCATGTTGGTGGAGAGCGACTTTGAAATCCAGCCTCTCTCCGAGAACATCAGCGTTGTGCCGCCTGAGTGCACACTCCTGCGAGATGTCAACATGCAGCACGAACTGGCGGTGATGTGCATCGCCAAGGCGAAACTGTGCCTTTGCATCAGTCACATGCTTAAGACGCAGTACTCGGTCCTCATCCgtgacaagatgaagcccgaaaacaccaccaacagcaccatgATGCTCTTCCCCAACAAGCACATGGACAATGTGGACAGCGTCAACGCCGTGGACCTCGAGCTCAGTGCCTGGGCAGCCTCTCTTCCGGACGTATGTCAATACCGTCCCCTCAACCCTCTCGACGTGAAAGACGGCAAATCCACCATTGCCGTCCAAAGAACCCTCCTCCACATGGTCTACCACACAACCATCTCGGCCCTCCACCGTCCTCAATTCCTCCCCTCATCGCCAACCCAAGCGCCCACCACATCCCGCCAGGTCCAGGACATGTCACGCCTGCGCGTCCGCGACGCCGCCTCCCAAATCACCCGCATGGCCACCGAACTACACCACCTCCGCCTCGAGAAGTACCTCCCCACGACGGGCGTCACCGTCATCCTCCCCGCCATGATCATCCACCTCCTCGAGATGAAGTCCCCGTCCAGCCAGGCCCGGGACCGCGCAACCCGCGGCTTCCGCCAGTGCATGCGTGtcatggagaagctgcgTGAGATTTACGCCGCCGCCGACTACGCAACCGGCTTCCTGGACGCGGCGCTGCGCAAGGCcgccatcgacatcaactccaacaacGTGGGCGCGCAGACCCTCTCCGCCATGAAGATGGACCTGCCTGCTGAGTTTGGCGCTCAGACTCCTCCGCCGGAGAACCTGCCGTACATGACGGCCTCGGAGTCCCTGTTCCAagagaagcccaagacgaTCAAAATGCCTATGCTGCCGCCCAATACTGTCAACGCTGCTGCTCTTGAGTTGTCGACCAATTCGCCGCCCCAGACGGACTTTGATTCCGCGGATCTGACGCCCAGTGCGAGTGGGCAGTCTGAGGCGCAGCTCGTGGATTTGGATACCCTTGATTTGGACTTTATGCAGGGCCATGATGAGTTTGATTGGAATGCTGTTGCGGGAACTGAGTTTGACGTCGATCAGTGGTTGCAGTTTCCGGATGCGAGCGGCAATGGGAATATGAAtactggtgctggtggtgttgcgggTGGTGACGATTTGCAGGGTGTGTTTGCGGATGTGAATGCCAGTGCTGCGGCgaggttgatggaggagaCGCTTGATCTTGCGGCGctggatggcgatggcgataCGAGTATGGGAGGGGAGGCGGCTGCTCAGTTGGAAATTAGTGTTTAg
- a CDS encoding DNA mismatch repair protein (similar to Metarhizium robertsii ARSEF 23 XP_011410763.1) translates to MAMATSARTRTPELRKSLQMGHLLALPPELVQGILSSLPTSDILAASLVNKRIHQAALTCLYADITITWTLDGPPPMPIMLVLRSILDRPDLGRLVRHLRLDGKGFDRSTDINRTDPMPPPLHTSVVPMRKASSVIQSTKMLAADHWIQGISSGVVDAVVALLMAMMPNLVSLYLGPNFTIRNGHTGAMLRSSICQPHQDQVGAPAFTSLQSVTVTSRTDELSHRSEDNSLDVLPFLYLPNLEYLSVSIDNSIDFVWPGGYAPRPTRIKCLELYRVRESRLKLILATLNDLEKLSWRWFYYEYLDKHVSKPIIELDVILQALQPIQHSLLELDIGALFVDCEDTIDFSPSLFTIQSSLDDLSQFHKLQNLSLPWVFVKGLSESSGMNFPTFPASLEQLTLTNGLFSQEIVEWEDGDIFLAVESWLTVKGSLMTSLRTINPPVPKDWYARDSTNEDNIQAAAKWATALSTKTGHNVTWRKSPDEIDDRGIY, encoded by the coding sequence atggccatggccacatcGGCTCGTACTCGTACTCCAGAACTTAGAAAATCGTTGCAAATGGGCCACCTCCTCGCCCTACCTCCAGAACTTGTGCAAGGGATTCTAAGCTCGCTTCCTACCAGTGACATCCTTGCGGCAAGTTTGGTGAATAAGCGAATACATCAAGCCGCCCTCACTTGTCTCTATGCAGACATCACAATTACTTGGACACTAGATGGTCCACCGCCCATGCCTATAATGCTGGTACTGCGGAGTATTCTCGACCGCCCTGACCTGGGCCGTCTCGTCCGGCATCTTCGCCTAGATGGCAAAGGATTTGACAGAAGCACCGACATCAACCGGACAGACCCAATGCCTCCTCCTTTACACACATCTGTTGTCCCAATGAGAAAAGCATCCAGTGTTATCCAGTCGACTAAAATGTTAGCTGCAGACCATTGGATCCAAGGCATATCGTCTGGTGTCGTGGATGCCGTGGTGGCGCTCCtaatggccatgatgccaaacttggTATCCCTATATCTCGGTCCCAATTTCACTATTAGAAATGGACATACCGGAGCAATGCTCCGATCCTCTATTTGCCAACCacatcaagatcaagtcggGGCCCCTGCCTTCACGAGCCTTCAGAGTGTCACCGTTACCTCTCGGACCGACGAATTGTCCCACCGTTCAGAGGACAACTCACTTGATGTGCTACCGTTTTTATACCTCCCAAATCTGGAGTATTTATCCGTTTCGATAGATAATTCCATCGACTTCGTCTGGCCAGGAGGGTATGCACCAAGGCCAACAAGGATAAAATGTCTCGAGCTCTATAGAGTGCGAGAAAGTCGACTGAAACTAATTCTGGCTACTCTGAATGACTTAGAGAAGCTTTCCTGGCGATGGTTTTACTACGAATACCTAGACAAGCATGTCAGCAAACCCATTATCGAGCTTGATGTAATTTTGCAAGCACTCCAACCGATCCAGCACTCTCTACTAGAACTGGATATTGGTGCCTTGTTTGTAGATTGTGAAGACACAATAGACTTTTCGCCGTCCCTGTTCACGATTCAATCATCACTCGACGACCTATCACAGTTTCACAAGCTACAAAATCTCAGCCTGCCGTGGGTTTTTGTCAAGGGCTTGTCAGAATCGTCGGGCATGAATTTCCCGACCTTTCCGGCCAGTCTTGAGCAGCTCACATTAACGAATGGACTATTCAGTCAGGAAATAGTTGAatgggaggatggagataTCTTCCTGGCGGTTGAGTCTTGGTTGACTGTCAAAGGCAGCCTCATGACCAGTCTCAGAACAATCAACCCCCCAGTTCCTAAGGACTGGTATGCGCGGGACAGCACAAACGAGGACAACATTCAAGCAGCCGCGAAATGGGCTACAGCGCTAAGCACCAAGACCGGCCACAATGTAACGTGGAGAAAGTCTCCTGACGAGATTGATGATCGGGGAATTTACTAG
- a CDS encoding gas2 domain-containing protein (similar to Colletotrichum gloeosporioides Nara gc5 XP_007285003.1) → MTDPPFLLKPKRLSLVPQSPTRLRVGDDIFSHLNPATVVEALTSGNGPLRCCLDGASAAERDFAMRTAIASQRIWEWVDELSDWDWPIEGGSTGFENPNGTSRRLSFQVNAPKMDGSEYIGSLPAREVALYERRIEEIHRDMDDLAVEDIKSQVLTNHILPLSRPNTPLSISGKGMSSISSYTRMEDLSAVVTAIIVQTLPDLARLTRLMRIWSVRLAVLQRVPALLYAIEDAEVGVKAGWTAISKPLRRSIQVDGKGAVVQKPRLKRSDFEVMQKVLVKKVSTPGRTLDYMLDSLEGMDDTLPDSWLDRMEAVERSYSEWVAACERKIRETEWSKSSRARASLASPLTQTPREIEDSTSSELATDDSGIAIALPLPSKPNKTPGIPANSPSTNAEDAPQILASDDPSSHGTEASQQTEDAGPRTPSDQVAFDPELTDDSSTEADLSVFADVKDSPMEHDLSGLNRTMSPVDEEEEEDEADLPPLRSSVRRYSNTSDGSVMIHGDGDTSRFDLLTSDLPEMSASPPVPRDRIREAQYTDESPPSSPPLPMDDAKAPPSPPSPSGLLDSPIITSVPEDDGSVFDKTLVEGSFAEDFDDSMSVSEVGGPTYRRESTGDKLLRQQISEIIESIPAKIKLTAETPTINLNPPDLQLPRIKKKTSKEMFKRSTSGLSSRTATPSFTLSPARNSRPRHTRGQQEIKVYHLSRSTGEPPIKLFIRCVGENGERVMVRVGGGWADLSEYLKEYASHHGRRSAGKEKAAKIEVQDVPRGSTPSAMGTGSSPPNRPASAAAILSHNSPATPLNVRKTRRSIGAANSEIPRLRPKTPALGSQPADAPSSEESTRSRPGSRLSWVEDDSSFLGLAGPTGKKVEMSEESKAWVESVKEKVRQVSGERRIPPPEEKNRFGELGKVGGTKRLFRKAAENSSQGRR, encoded by the coding sequence ATGACCGACCCGCCGTTCCTCCTGAAGCCTAAGAGGCTCTCCCTCGTCCCGCAGTCGCCGACACGGCTTCGCGTTGGGGATGACATCTTCTCGCATTTGAACCCAGCCACAGTCGTCGAGGCTCTGACGTCAGGCAACGGACCCCTACGATGCTGCCTCGACGGTGCCTCTGCCGCCGAGCGGGACTTTGCTATGCGAACAGCCATTGCTTCACAAAGAATATGGGAGTGGGTTGATGAGCTCTCGGACTGGGATTGGCCCATCGAAGGAGGCTCCACGGGGTTTGAGAATCCCAACGGCACTTCGAGAAGATTATCCTTCCAGGTTAACGCACcgaagatggatggaagcGAGTATATCGGTAGCCTTCCTGCCCGGGAAGTTGCACTGTATGAGAGGAGAATCGAAGAGATACAcagagacatggacgacCTGGCAGTGGAAGACATCAAGAGCCAAGTCTTGACCAACCACATCTTACCCTTATCGAGGCCGAACACGCCCTTGTCAATATCCGGTAAGGGAATGTCTTCTATATCCAGCTACACCAGGATGGAGGACTTGTCTGCAGTTGTCACAGCGATTATTGTGCAGACTCTGCCCGACCTGGCCAGACTCACCCGACTAATGCGCATTTGGAGCGTCAGGCTAGCTGTCCTCCAGCGCGTTCCGGCCTTACTCTATGCAATTGAGGATGCCGAGGTCGGCGTCAAGGCTGGCTGGACTGCGATTTCCAAGCCACTTAGGAGGTCAATTCAggttgatggcaaaggaGCTGTGGTCCAGAAGCCGCGATTGAAACGAAGCGACTTTGAAGTTATGCAGAAAGTCCTGGTCAAGAAGGTCTCGACTCCTGGCCGCACATTGGACTACATGCTTGATAGCTTGGAAGGCATGGACGACACACTTCCAGACAGCTGGCTAGATCGTATGGAGGCCGTTGAGCGCAGCTACAGTGAGTGGGTAGCTGCCTGCGAGAGAAAGATCCGCGAAACAGAGTGGTCCAAGTCTTCGAGAGCCAGGGCATCTTTGGCGTCGCCTTTGACACAAACTCCAAGGGAGATCGAAGACAGCACGTCTAGTGAATTGGCTACTGATGACTctggcatcgccatcgcccTGCCGCTGCCTTCGAAACCCAACAAGACGCCAGGCATCCCGGCTAATTCACCGAGTACAAACGCCGAAGATGCACCCCAAATATTGGCTAGTGACGATCCGTCTAGTCACGGCACCGAAGCCTCGCAGCAAACTGAAGATGCCGGCCCGAGAACTCCATCCGATCAAGTAGCTTTTGATCCCGAATTAACGGACGACTCTTCCACCGAAGCCGATCTGTCAGTGTTTGCCGATGTTAAGGACTCACCGATGGAGCATGATTTGTCTGGTCTGAACAGAACCATGTCTCCagtggatgaagaggaggaagaagacgaagcagaccTGCCTCCGCTACGAAGCAGCGTCAGACGCTATAGTAATACCTCCGACGGCTCCGTCATGATACACGGAGATGGAGACACCAGTCGGTTTGATCTTCTAACAAGCGACCTCCCTGAAATGTCAGCATCGCCTCCAGTTCCCCGAGACCGTATTCGCGAGGCGCAATACACGGACGAAAGCCCTCCCAGCTCTCCGCCGCTTCCAATGGACGACGCGAAGGCCCCTCCGTCCCCACCATCCCCCAGTGGACTGCTAGATAGTCCCATCATTACGTCGGTTCCCGAAGATGACGGATCTGTATTCGACAAGACGCTGGTCGAAGGCTCGTTTGCAGAAGACTTTGATGACTCTATGTCGGTCTCTGAAGTTGGTGGCCCTACGTATCGAAGAGAAAGCACTGGGGACAAACTGCTACGGCAACAAATTAGCGAGATTATCGAATCGATCCCTGCCAAGATTAAGTTGACGGCAGAAACACCTACTATCAATTTGAACCCCCCTGATTTGCAATTGCCTcgcatcaagaagaagacttccAAAGAGATGTTCAAGAGAAGCACATCTGGCTTGTCATCTCGCACCGCGACCCCGTCTTTCACCCTATCACCAGCGAGAAACTCCCGGCCACGCCATACCCGGGGACAACAAGAAATCAAGGTCTATCACTTGTCGCGATCTACCGGCGAGCCACCCATCAAGCTCTTTATCCGCTGTGTTGGTGAGAACGGCGAGCGAGTCATGGTCCgtgttggtggcggatgGGCTGATCTTAGTGAGTATTTGAAAGAGTATGCTAGTCACCATGGACGTCGCTCCGCTGGGAAagagaaggctgccaagatTGAAGTTCAAGATGTTCCTCGCGGCTCAACTCCGTCGGCCATGGGGACGGGATCTAGCCCACCTAATCGCCCTGCTtccgctgccgccattctgTCACATAACTCGCCGGCTACACCACTCAATGTTCGCAAAACAAGACGGAGCATAGGTGCTGCTAACAGCGAGATACCGAGATTGCGACCAAAGACGCCTGCTCTGGGTAGCCAACCTGCAGACGCGCCATCGTCGGAAGAATCAACTCGGTCTAGACCTGGATCTCGTCTCAGCTGGGTTGAAGATGACAGCTCATTTCTGGGTCTAGCTGGGCCAACAGGCAAGAAGGTGGAAATGAGTGAGGAGAGCAAGGCTTGGGTTGAGAGCGTCAAAGAAAAGGTTCGCCAAGTTAGTGGCGAAAGAAGAATTCCCCCACCAGAAGAGAAGAACAGATTCGGCGAATTGGGCAAAGTTGGCGGCACGAAGAGGCTGTTTCGAAAGGCGGCCGAAAATTCCTCCCAAGGGAGGAGGTGA
- a CDS encoding secreted glucosidase (similar to Cordyceps militaris CM01 XP_006672985.1): protein MSQTQTPQSSSHRQANPNHASATSSALHTPTSPSLISQDDSPDIAPKRRFKSYRLRGDFEKPWLSDPAMKKTKWNNWIVRSFILLGFILAGVACFFMVWPYREGSYCLIYEDHFTTLNKDIWTHEVQLDGFGTGSFDWTTTDPKNSYVDSQGLHIVPTLTNETTSITSHDLFANYTLDLTKDKSCTSKTNTSCIITSDPKKGTMIPPIRSARLSTKGKKSIRYGKVEVVAKLPKGDWIWPAIWMMPEDSVYGEWPRSGEIDIMESRGNSRGYPEGGRNFYYGTLHWGPTAEKDSYWRTTHAKMIRRGDYSKSYHTFGIQWTPNYIYFYIDSRIHQIMFIGFDKDRPLYDLGGFARMAENQTLLANPWAMSNSTTGNAPFDQKFYLILNVAVGSKNGWFLDHVGDKPWIDNAKNAQWTFWDAASKWLPTWGDGADRGMNVKSVKMWQAGQCGQSSEL, encoded by the exons ATGTCTcaaacacaaacacctcAAAGTAGCTCACATCGGCAAGCCAACCCCAACCACGCCTCTGCAACATCCTCCGCCCTACACACCCCAACAAGCCCATCACTCATATCCCAAGATGATTCCCCAGACATCGCCCCCAAGCGAAGATTCAAAAGCTACCGCCTCCGCGGGGACTTCGAAAAACCATGGCTCTCCGACCCAGcaatgaagaaaacaaaatggAACAACTGGATCGTCCGGTCCTTCATCCTccttggcttcatcctcgccgGCGTAGCATGCTTCTTCATGGTCTGGCCATACAGAGAAGGATCG TACTGCCTCATCTACGAAGACCACTTCACAACCCTCAAcaaggacatctggactcATGAAGTCCAACTCGATGGCTTCGGCACCGGCTCCTTCGACTGGACCACCACGGACCCCAAAAACTCCTACGTCGACTCTCAGGGCTTACACATCGTTCCGACGCTCACCAACGAAACTACCTCCATAACATCGCACGACCTCTTCGCCAACTACACTCTCGACCTCACAAAAGACAAGTCCTGCACCAGCAAAACCAACACCTCATGCATAATCACGTCCGACCCCAAAAAAGGCACCATGATTCCTCCCATCCGATCTGCCCGTCTGTCcacaaagggcaaaaagagCATCCGCTACGGCAAGGTCGAAGTTGTAGCCAAGCTCCCCAAGGGCGACTGGATCTGGCCCGCAATCT GGATGATGCCCGAGGATTCCGTCTACGGAGAATGGCCTCGCAGCGGCGAAATCGACATAATGGAATCGAGAGGCAACTCGCGAGGATACCCCGAAGGCGGCCGCAATTTTTACTACGGCACCCTCCACTGGG GTCCCACGGCCGAAAAAGACAGCTACTGGCGAACTACGCACGCCAAAATGATCCGCCGCGGCGACTACTCCAAGTCCTACCACACATTCGGCATCCAATGGACCCCAAACTACATCTACTTCTACATCGACAGCCGCATCCACCAAATCATGTTCATAGGCTTCGACAAGGACAGACCGCTTTACGATCTCGGTGGGTTTGCCCGCATGGCCGAGAACCAGACCTTGCTGGCCAACCCGTGGGCCATGTCCAATTCCACGACTGGCAATGCGCCGTTTGACCAAAAGTTTTACTTGATTCTCAACGTGGCAGTTGGCTCCAAGAATGGGTGGTTTCT GGATCACGTAGGAGACAAGCCGTGGATCGATAATGCTAAAAATGCACAATGGACCTTTTGGGATGCCGCTTCCAAGTGGCTGCCAACTTGGGGAGACGGCGCCGACCGTGGCATGAATGTCAAATCTGTCAAGATGTGGCAGGCTGGACAGTGTGGCCAGTCAAGTGAGTTGTAG